The Thermosynechococcus sp. genome has a segment encoding these proteins:
- a CDS encoding iron ABC transporter permease gives MFKSLSLRQWVRLKPWELLVWLIALVIAVPILVILSKVFVNTGNTWQHLATTVLPDYLLNSLWLMLGVGIGVVIIGVSTAWLVTNCQFWGVRCWQWLLLTPLAAPAYVLAYTYTEFFAFEGPIQAWLRALTGWGYGDYWFPNIRSLGGAIALLTLVLYPYVFLLARVAFLEQATCSLEASRSLGCGPWRSFWTVALPLARPAIAAGTSLALMETLNDFGTVQYFGVDTFTVGIYRTWFGMGDRVAAAQLASVLVVIVFALLLLEKWSRGKARYYSQGRDRPLPYQLKGWRAALAWLVCALPVFFGLLLPGGLLLYLAISYQQLQLSREFLEHASHSLILATLSAVLAVGIALLLAYGRRLLPTVWVRWGTQMAAMGYAIPGTVIAVGILMPLGWLDNLINDVTEHLWGAEVGLILSGTITALIYAYLVRFLAVSLGSVEASLVKIRPSLDEVARTLGRSPWNILRTIHLPLMVPGLFTAALMVFVDVMKELPATLVIRPFNFDTLAIQVYRFASDERLPEAALSALALVVVGLIPVLWLGLQTRWTD, from the coding sequence GTGTTTAAGTCCCTCAGCCTACGGCAGTGGGTGCGGCTGAAACCTTGGGAGCTACTGGTGTGGCTAATTGCCCTTGTGATTGCTGTGCCCATTCTCGTCATTCTCAGCAAAGTCTTTGTTAATACGGGTAACACTTGGCAGCATTTGGCAACAACCGTTTTGCCCGACTACTTATTGAACTCCCTGTGGTTGATGTTGGGCGTGGGGATAGGCGTTGTGATCATTGGGGTTAGTACGGCATGGCTAGTCACCAACTGTCAATTTTGGGGTGTGCGCTGCTGGCAATGGCTGCTGTTGACCCCTTTGGCGGCCCCCGCCTATGTCTTGGCCTACACCTATACGGAGTTTTTTGCCTTTGAGGGTCCGATTCAGGCATGGCTACGGGCACTAACGGGCTGGGGCTACGGTGACTATTGGTTTCCCAATATCCGCTCCCTTGGCGGGGCGATCGCCCTGCTCACCCTCGTTCTTTATCCCTATGTTTTTCTCTTGGCGCGAGTGGCATTTTTGGAGCAGGCCACCTGTAGCTTAGAGGCCAGTCGTTCCCTTGGCTGTGGGCCCTGGCGTAGTTTTTGGACAGTGGCATTGCCCCTGGCGCGGCCGGCGATCGCGGCGGGTACGAGCCTCGCCCTCATGGAAACCCTCAATGATTTTGGTACCGTGCAGTACTTTGGTGTCGATACGTTCACCGTAGGAATTTACCGCACCTGGTTTGGCATGGGCGATCGCGTGGCAGCGGCTCAGTTGGCCTCAGTTCTGGTGGTCATTGTTTTTGCCCTCCTGCTCCTAGAAAAATGGTCGCGGGGCAAGGCCCGTTATTACAGTCAGGGCCGCGATCGCCCCCTTCCCTACCAGCTCAAGGGATGGCGAGCAGCTCTGGCTTGGCTAGTCTGTGCCCTACCGGTGTTTTTTGGCCTCCTGCTCCCCGGCGGGTTGCTGCTCTACTTGGCCATCAGCTACCAACAATTGCAACTCAGCCGTGAGTTTTTAGAACATGCCAGCCACAGCCTCATTTTGGCGACGCTCTCGGCAGTACTTGCGGTGGGTATTGCCCTGCTGCTGGCCTATGGGCGACGTCTGCTGCCAACGGTTTGGGTGCGTTGGGGCACACAGATGGCTGCTATGGGCTACGCCATTCCGGGGACAGTGATTGCGGTGGGGATTCTCATGCCCTTGGGGTGGCTAGACAATCTCATTAATGATGTCACTGAGCACCTGTGGGGGGCGGAAGTGGGCTTGATTCTCAGTGGCACGATCACAGCACTGATCTATGCCTACTTGGTACGCTTTTTGGCGGTTTCCTTAGGCAGTGTGGAGGCTAGCTTGGTGAAAATTCGCCCTTCTCTCGATGAGGTGGCGCGGACCCTGGGGCGATCGCCTTGGAATATTCTGCGCACGATTCACTTGCCGCTGATGGTGCCCGGCCTTTTTACCGCCGCCCTGATGGTCTTTGTGGATGTGATGAAGGAATTGCCGGCAACATTGGTGATTCGTCCCTTTAACTTTGATACCCTAGCAATACAGGTTTACCGCTTTGCCTCTGATGAGCGACTTCCTGAGGCAGCCCTAAGTGCTTTGGCCCTGGTGGTCGTGGGTCTCATTCCCGTCCTTTGGCTGGGATTGCAAACCCGCTGGACTGACTAA
- a CDS encoding polyphosphate kinase 2 family protein, which produces MIPQDFLDQINPDRYIVPVGGKFHWKNYDPGDTAGLKSKVEAQELLVAGIKKLAAYQDVLYAQNIYALLIIFQAMDAAGKDSTIKHVMSGINPQGCRVYSFKAPSAEELDHDFLWRANRALPERGCIGIFNRSYYEEVLVVRVHPDLLNRQQLPPETKTKHIWKERFEDINNYERYLTRNGILILKFFLNISKAEQKKRFLERISRPEKNWKFSIEDVRDRAHWEDYRAAYADVFRHTSTDWAPWHIIPANHKWFARLMVAHFIYQKLASLNLHYPVVSEAHKEQLLEAKALLENEPDED; this is translated from the coding sequence ATGATTCCTCAAGATTTTCTCGACCAAATTAACCCCGATCGCTACATTGTTCCCGTGGGGGGGAAATTTCACTGGAAGAACTATGATCCTGGGGACACCGCTGGCCTCAAAAGCAAAGTCGAAGCCCAAGAACTCCTTGTTGCTGGCATCAAGAAGCTAGCCGCCTACCAAGATGTTCTCTATGCCCAGAATATCTATGCGCTGCTGATTATTTTCCAAGCGATGGATGCAGCGGGCAAAGACAGCACGATCAAACACGTCATGAGTGGCATTAATCCCCAAGGCTGCCGCGTCTATAGCTTTAAGGCCCCCAGTGCCGAGGAGTTGGATCATGACTTTTTGTGGCGCGCGAATCGTGCCTTGCCCGAGCGAGGCTGTATTGGTATTTTTAATCGCTCCTATTACGAAGAAGTGCTTGTGGTGCGCGTACACCCCGATTTGCTCAATCGCCAGCAACTGCCCCCCGAAACCAAGACCAAGCACATCTGGAAAGAGCGCTTTGAGGATATTAATAACTACGAACGTTACTTAACACGCAATGGCATTCTCATCCTCAAGTTTTTCCTGAATATCTCCAAAGCAGAGCAAAAGAAACGCTTTTTGGAGCGTATTAGCCGTCCGGAAAAGAACTGGAAATTTTCCATTGAGGACGTGCGCGATCGCGCCCACTGGGAGGACTATCGAGCAGCCTATGCCGATGTCTTTCGCCACACCAGTACCGACTGGGCACCCTGGCATATTATTCCCGCCAATCACAAGTGGTTTGCACGGCTAATGGTGGCTCACTTTATTTATCAAAAATTGGCGAGTCTCAACCTACATTATCCGGTTGTCAGCGAAGCCCACAAAGAACAACTCCTAGAGGCAAAAGCACTCCTGGAAAATGAACCGGATGAGGATTAG
- a CDS encoding fatty acid desaturase gives MTSSLELQPQTPRLNWGFVVFLGAVHTLAAVALFFFSWSALAVTIFLHWLFGSIGICLGYHRLLSHRSFQVPQWLEYTIAVVGALAMQGGPIFWVAGHRLHHAHTEDEIKDPYSARRGFWWSHMLWLVYPQSQFFNAEEYARFAPDLTRDPFYRWLDRYFLLLQLPLALLLYGLGGWSWLLWGMFMRAVFLWHSTWLINSATHKWGYRRFETADNSRNLWWAALLTYGEGWHNNHHAYPHVAKAGWYWWEVDPTWWVIRTLQGLGLAAKVQLPPPTALS, from the coding sequence ATGACATCATCCCTAGAATTGCAACCCCAGACCCCCCGCCTCAATTGGGGCTTTGTCGTCTTTTTAGGGGCAGTGCATACTTTAGCCGCGGTTGCTCTTTTCTTTTTCTCCTGGTCGGCATTAGCCGTCACGATCTTTCTGCACTGGCTCTTTGGCAGTATCGGTATTTGCTTGGGATACCATCGTCTTTTAAGTCACCGCAGCTTCCAAGTGCCCCAGTGGCTAGAGTACACCATTGCTGTTGTGGGTGCCTTGGCCATGCAGGGGGGCCCAATTTTTTGGGTGGCAGGGCACCGCTTGCACCATGCCCACACCGAGGATGAGATTAAAGATCCCTACTCAGCACGGCGGGGCTTTTGGTGGAGCCATATGCTGTGGCTCGTCTATCCGCAGTCTCAGTTTTTCAATGCTGAGGAGTATGCCCGCTTTGCCCCCGACTTAACACGAGACCCCTTTTACCGCTGGCTAGATCGCTACTTTTTACTCCTGCAGCTTCCCCTTGCGCTGCTCCTCTATGGCTTAGGGGGTTGGTCCTGGTTGTTGTGGGGGATGTTTATGCGAGCTGTTTTTCTTTGGCACAGCACTTGGTTGATTAACTCTGCCACCCACAAGTGGGGCTATCGTCGCTTTGAGACCGCAGATAACTCCCGCAATCTCTGGTGGGCCGCCCTCCTCACCTATGGCGAGGGTTGGCACAACAACCACCATGCCTATCCCCACGTGGCCAAGGCGGGCTGGTACTGGTGGGAAGTGGATCCCACCTGGTGGGTGATTCGCACACTCCAAGGACTGGGTCTTGCCGCCAAGGTACAGTTGCCGCCGCCGACAGCATTGTCCTAA
- the radC gene encoding DNA repair protein RadC, which yields MSYSLRVADLPVGDRPREKLLSHGARHLSSAELLAILLGTGQGAGKLSAVGLGQFILKQLGERSADSADAVSALRDITPEELMAIPGVGPAKATTILAAVELGKRVFQSRPGEQTIIDSPALAAAVLGADLMWQPTERFAVLLLDVRHRLLGSHVITVGTATETLAHPREIFREAVRRNASRLIIAHNHPSGNLSPSQADLNLTKQILRAGQLMEIPVLDHLILGNGDYQSLREMTSLWQEVPQGEGSA from the coding sequence ATGTCCTACTCGCTGCGTGTTGCTGATCTGCCCGTCGGCGATCGCCCCCGTGAAAAGTTGCTCAGCCACGGTGCCCGCCACCTAAGTTCGGCAGAATTGTTGGCAATCTTACTGGGAACAGGTCAAGGGGCTGGCAAACTCTCAGCCGTCGGCTTGGGGCAGTTTATTCTCAAACAGTTAGGAGAGCGCAGTGCTGACAGTGCCGATGCCGTCAGTGCCCTGCGGGACATTACCCCAGAGGAATTAATGGCGATTCCTGGGGTTGGCCCCGCCAAAGCCACCACGATCCTAGCCGCCGTCGAACTGGGGAAGCGGGTCTTTCAGTCGCGACCCGGAGAGCAAACCATCATTGACAGTCCTGCCCTGGCCGCTGCTGTCCTTGGTGCTGATCTCATGTGGCAACCCACGGAACGGTTTGCGGTTCTCCTGCTGGATGTGCGCCATCGCCTGTTGGGATCCCATGTGATTACAGTGGGTACGGCCACCGAAACCCTTGCCCATCCCCGTGAAATTTTTCGGGAAGCCGTGCGCCGCAATGCTAGCCGCCTGATCATTGCCCACAACCATCCCTCAGGCAATCTCTCTCCCAGTCAAGCAGATCTGAACTTGACAAAACAAATTCTACGAGCGGGACAGCTCATGGAAATTCCAGTGCTTGACCATTTGATTCTCGGCAATGGGGATTACCAAAGTCTGCGGGAGATGACCTCCCTCTGGCAAGAGGTGCCCCAAGGGGAGGGCAGTGCCTAA
- a CDS encoding DUF928 domain-containing protein, whose product MKRPIVTSLRYLVPGSLAVLILNAGLSWAGFTPPRNLSRPGNREGAATRSACKVQSAANEPDLTILVPASNIGLTAMHRPTFYWYLPANNYQVLEFALFQSLADGRQVQIYKQQFPMANRPRLDSMTLTGEAPPLQEGVDYRWTVSLICNPNDPDPSQIRFAEGWVQRVTLPTTLEKQLLKAKPLQRYDLLASNGLWYDALDALVKLRQERPNDTKVNTLWRELMTSEGVGLNRLSNLAIAQRSRGN is encoded by the coding sequence ATGAAACGACCTATTGTTACGTCACTGCGATATTTGGTTCCTGGGAGCTTAGCCGTACTCATCCTCAATGCAGGTCTGAGTTGGGCGGGATTTACGCCCCCCAGGAACCTATCCCGGCCGGGGAATCGTGAGGGGGCGGCCACACGCAGCGCCTGTAAAGTGCAAAGCGCAGCAAATGAACCTGATTTAACGATACTGGTGCCTGCGAGTAATATTGGCTTGACGGCAATGCATCGCCCCACGTTTTACTGGTATTTACCCGCCAATAATTACCAAGTTCTCGAGTTTGCCCTCTTCCAGAGCCTTGCCGATGGCAGACAGGTGCAAATTTACAAGCAACAGTTTCCGATGGCCAATCGTCCCCGCCTAGACAGTATGACCTTGACAGGTGAGGCGCCGCCCCTACAGGAGGGGGTAGACTACCGCTGGACGGTGAGTCTGATCTGTAACCCCAATGACCCCGATCCCTCCCAGATTCGCTTTGCGGAAGGCTGGGTACAACGGGTCACTCTACCAACAACCTTGGAAAAACAACTCCTCAAAGCCAAACCCCTGCAACGGTATGATCTATTGGCTAGCAATGGCCTTTGGTATGATGCCCTCGATGCGTTGGTGAAACTGCGGCAGGAGCGGCCCAATGACACCAAAGTTAACACTCTTTGGAGAGAGTTAATGACCAGCGAGGGCGTCGGTCTCAATCGGCTGAGCAACCTGGCGATCGCCCAACGTAGCCGAGGCAATTAG
- the nadC gene encoding carboxylating nicotinate-nucleotide diphosphorylase, with the protein MNPRVSAYLPPWAVLDPLLDQWLQEDIGRGDRTTQALHLQDRQGKAYIRLKGQGVIAGLPIVERVFQRLTTAVVFTYEQAEGAICEEPTIVARIAAPLETLLLGERLALNCLMRLSGIATLTHTYVQAIADLPTQLVDTRKTTPGLRLLEKYAVAVGGGVNHRFGLDDAILIKDNHIVAAGGITAAVENVRQASPFPLAIEVETETLDQVREALSLGVDVIMLDNMPIPEMTQAVAMIRAAAPHIKIEASGNITLETLRPVALTGVDYISTSAMITRSPWLDFSLTIL; encoded by the coding sequence ATGAATCCTAGGGTCTCTGCCTATTTACCGCCGTGGGCTGTCTTGGATCCCCTCTTGGATCAATGGTTGCAGGAGGACATTGGTCGAGGCGATCGCACGACCCAAGCCTTGCATCTCCAAGATCGCCAAGGAAAAGCCTATATCCGTCTCAAAGGTCAGGGGGTCATTGCCGGTCTGCCCATTGTGGAGCGAGTGTTCCAACGCCTGACCACAGCGGTAGTGTTCACCTACGAGCAGGCCGAGGGCGCCATTTGTGAGGAGCCGACCATTGTTGCTCGGATTGCGGCTCCCCTAGAAACATTACTCCTGGGTGAACGGCTCGCCCTCAATTGCTTAATGCGCCTCAGTGGCATTGCCACCCTCACCCATACCTACGTCCAAGCAATTGCCGATTTGCCGACCCAACTGGTGGATACCCGCAAAACAACACCCGGACTGCGTCTGCTAGAAAAATATGCGGTGGCCGTGGGGGGCGGTGTGAACCATCGCTTTGGCCTTGACGATGCGATCCTGATTAAGGACAACCACATTGTGGCGGCAGGGGGCATCACCGCTGCCGTTGAAAACGTTCGCCAAGCCAGTCCCTTTCCCTTGGCCATTGAGGTGGAAACCGAAACTCTCGATCAGGTGCGTGAAGCCCTCTCCCTGGGGGTAGATGTCATCATGCTCGACAATATGCCGATTCCCGAGATGACCCAAGCAGTGGCGATGATCCGCGCTGCCGCCCCCCACATTAAAATTGAGGCCTCTGGCAATATCACCCTAGAAACCTTGCGACCCGTGGCCTTGACGGGGGTGGATTACATTTCTACGAGTGCCATGATTACGCGATCCCCCTGGCTAGATTTTAGTTTGACGATTCTTTGA
- a CDS encoding DUF1997 domain-containing protein encodes MYLEFKASQSVRLSIETPTAPLQHYLRQPQRLVYALTDPTRVEFLGSDRFRLKMRPLNFLMVSLQPTVDLVVHANSDGSLQLRSLGCEIRGVDYINRRFHLALTGYLSPQATANGTDLIGLADLQVGVDIPPPLDLTPRPILEATGNGLLKSVLLTIKQRLSQQLVADYQRWLTEMETNGSGDWLAPLPVSST; translated from the coding sequence ATGTACTTAGAATTTAAGGCCAGCCAATCTGTCCGCCTCAGTATTGAAACACCCACGGCTCCCTTACAGCACTACCTGCGTCAACCCCAGCGGCTTGTCTATGCCCTAACTGATCCAACCCGAGTGGAATTTTTGGGGAGCGATCGCTTTCGCCTCAAGATGCGCCCCTTGAACTTTCTCATGGTCAGCTTGCAGCCCACCGTAGATTTAGTGGTTCATGCCAATAGTGACGGCTCCTTACAATTGCGCTCCCTCGGCTGTGAAATTCGCGGCGTGGACTACATCAATCGCCGCTTTCACCTAGCCCTCACAGGCTACTTGTCTCCCCAAGCCACGGCGAACGGTACGGATTTAATCGGTCTCGCTGACTTGCAGGTGGGCGTAGATATTCCGCCTCCTTTGGATCTGACGCCGCGGCCGATTCTCGAAGCCACCGGCAATGGCTTACTCAAGAGCGTGCTCTTAACGATTAAACAGCGCCTCAGTCAGCAGCTTGTGGCCGATTATCAACGCTGGCTCACGGAAATGGAAACCAACGGCAGTGGCGATTGGCTTGCACCGCTCCCTGTGAGTTCTACTTGA
- the trpD gene encoding anthranilate phosphoribosyltransferase: MWSDLLQQLLDRQALTQEQAAQLMQGWLAEEIPAALSGAILTALQFKGLTVEELTGMASVLLAQSAGAPLNLAEPLIDTCGTGGDRAGTFNISTAVAFVVAAAGVKVAKHGNRSVSSRVGSADVLETLGVNLAHSDPAFLLKEVGITFLFAPGWHPAMKAVAPLRRTLKIRTVFNLLGPLVNPLYPTGQVIGVFSDRYLEAMAGALQRLRRQRGIVLYGREGVDEATLGNMTDLVMFSHPEESLRQEVLDPQALGLASAPLRDLAGGNVQTNAEILTHVLQGKGTAAQRDVVALNAALALYVAAAVQDWWEGVDRAKAILASGAAWDKLQTLVTLSNES, from the coding sequence ATGTGGTCTGACCTGCTCCAACAACTCCTTGATCGCCAAGCCCTGACCCAAGAGCAGGCAGCTCAGTTAATGCAAGGATGGCTGGCAGAAGAAATTCCCGCTGCCCTCTCCGGTGCCATTCTCACAGCATTACAGTTCAAGGGGCTAACGGTTGAGGAACTGACGGGGATGGCCAGTGTATTGTTGGCTCAATCCGCAGGTGCGCCGCTGAATTTAGCCGAACCCCTCATTGATACCTGCGGCACGGGGGGCGATCGCGCTGGTACCTTTAATATCTCCACAGCAGTGGCCTTTGTTGTAGCGGCAGCGGGGGTCAAAGTGGCCAAGCATGGCAATCGTTCAGTCTCGAGTCGGGTGGGTTCCGCCGATGTCCTTGAGACGCTTGGGGTAAACCTGGCCCACAGTGATCCCGCCTTTTTACTCAAGGAAGTAGGGATCACGTTCCTCTTTGCCCCCGGTTGGCATCCGGCCATGAAAGCCGTTGCTCCCCTGCGGCGTACTCTGAAAATTCGCACAGTCTTTAACCTCCTTGGCCCGTTGGTGAATCCGCTCTATCCCACAGGACAGGTGATTGGGGTTTTTAGCGATCGCTACCTGGAAGCGATGGCCGGTGCCCTGCAACGTCTCCGACGCCAACGGGGTATTGTCCTCTATGGCCGGGAAGGGGTGGATGAAGCTACCCTTGGCAATATGACCGATCTAGTGATGTTTAGCCACCCTGAGGAGTCGCTGCGCCAAGAAGTTCTTGATCCCCAAGCGTTGGGGCTCGCCAGTGCACCCCTGAGGGATCTCGCTGGGGGCAATGTCCAGACCAATGCTGAAATTCTCACCCACGTTCTTCAGGGAAAGGGTACAGCGGCCCAACGGGATGTGGTTGCTCTCAATGCGGCCTTAGCTCTCTATGTGGCCGCAGCAGTGCAGGATTGGTGGGAGGGGGTCGATCGAGCAAAAGCAATTCTGGCCAGTGGCGCCGCCTGGGACAAGTTACAGACATTGGTGACGCTCTCCAATGAATCCTAG
- a CDS encoding alpha/beta hydrolase produces MPPLTVVAGLSLFWGRSGGLSAMAAERIIFRYGPFERSLPIADLERFATTGQASPKLASYLRLLPPEHRQQLRLALQERLRLSPVAVAQLLYSPLGQEFMVQAGRILQTQSRQENALALRAALILAATDPHGLTALSVMRHYPSPSIRFDLKEGLAILKNFQHTIHKTETILNVVRQQAIANQTEAIPASAQSLLQPGPWRWLEMPWTAVDESPQRLQLTGHSRPIAADLYLPIVPAGQRVSVVIVSHGLGASRHSYRYLCQHLASHGLAVIALEHVGSSARQVMSFPMGYVSPKMAAQEFLDRPLDVTFVLNRLAAFPEQLYPWAGHLNLERVAMIGQSFGGYTALALAGARLDFEQLRRHCTRTVLDSFNVSLLLQCQAQALPPKVYSLEDPRVQAVIAVNPITSALFSPESLGHLKAAVMLVAASNDTIAPPVEEQIYPFTWLTGRDRYLVLMDNATHFSTIGETSPNEPVLPVPKALVGATPPRSRAYLRGLSLAFLRLHLLGDEQARQWLTPAAAMALSAPTYGLNLTQSLAPELLEKLPQAVK; encoded by the coding sequence TTGCCTCCCCTCACTGTTGTGGCGGGTCTCAGCCTCTTTTGGGGGCGATCAGGGGGGCTGTCGGCAATGGCAGCAGAACGAATTATTTTTCGCTATGGCCCCTTCGAGCGATCGCTTCCCATTGCTGATTTAGAACGCTTTGCTACCACCGGCCAAGCCTCTCCAAAACTTGCTAGCTATTTGCGGTTATTGCCCCCTGAACACCGGCAGCAATTGCGATTGGCCTTACAAGAGCGACTGCGATTGTCCCCTGTGGCCGTTGCTCAACTGTTGTACTCGCCCCTGGGTCAAGAATTCATGGTGCAAGCGGGGCGGATTCTCCAAACCCAAAGCCGTCAAGAAAATGCCCTTGCGCTGCGAGCAGCGCTGATTCTCGCTGCCACTGATCCCCACGGTCTGACCGCGTTGAGTGTAATGCGCCACTACCCCTCCCCCAGTATTCGCTTTGACCTCAAGGAAGGCCTCGCGATTCTCAAAAATTTCCAGCACACCATCCACAAAACAGAGACCATTCTGAATGTTGTCCGTCAACAGGCGATCGCAAATCAGACAGAAGCTATCCCTGCAAGTGCGCAATCACTGCTTCAACCGGGTCCTTGGCGGTGGCTAGAGATGCCTTGGACAGCGGTAGATGAATCGCCTCAGCGGTTGCAGTTAACGGGACATTCCCGCCCCATTGCCGCGGATCTCTATCTACCCATCGTTCCTGCGGGACAGCGGGTTTCAGTGGTCATTGTTTCCCATGGACTGGGGGCAAGCCGCCACAGCTATCGCTATCTGTGTCAGCATCTGGCTTCCCATGGGTTGGCGGTGATTGCCCTTGAGCATGTTGGTAGCTCAGCCCGTCAAGTAATGTCCTTTCCCATGGGCTATGTCAGTCCAAAGATGGCGGCTCAAGAATTTCTAGATCGCCCCCTCGATGTCACGTTTGTCCTCAATCGTTTGGCAGCATTCCCTGAGCAACTCTACCCTTGGGCAGGGCACCTAAACTTGGAGCGGGTGGCGATGATTGGTCAGTCCTTTGGGGGCTACACCGCTCTAGCCCTGGCAGGGGCACGATTGGATTTTGAACAACTACGGCGACACTGTACAAGAACTGTCCTTGACTCCTTCAATGTGTCACTGCTGCTCCAATGCCAAGCGCAAGCATTACCCCCAAAGGTTTATTCCCTAGAGGATCCCCGCGTACAAGCGGTAATTGCTGTTAACCCGATTACCAGTGCTCTTTTTAGTCCTGAATCTTTGGGGCACCTAAAGGCTGCTGTGATGTTGGTTGCAGCCAGTAATGATACGATCGCCCCCCCTGTAGAGGAGCAAATTTATCCCTTTACATGGCTCACAGGGCGCGATCGCTACTTGGTGTTGATGGACAATGCGACCCATTTTTCAACAATTGGTGAGACCAGTCCCAACGAACCCGTGCTGCCCGTGCCAAAGGCACTGGTGGGTGCCACACCCCCGCGATCGCGCGCCTATCTGCGAGGATTGAGCTTGGCCTTTTTACGCTTGCACCTTTTAGGGGATGAACAGGCGCGGCAGTGGCTGACCCCCGCCGCCGCAATGGCGTTGAGTGCCCCCACCTATGGCCTGAACCTCACCCAATCTCTCGCCCCAGAACTGTTGGAAAAGCTACCGCAGGCAGTGAAGTAA
- a CDS encoding cobyric acid synthase — MMNSTLKAKSLMVVGTTSHAGKSLLAAVICRWLAQQGYRVTPFKGQNMALNAYVTRKGGEIGYAQAMQAWAAGIEPEVAMNPILLKPQGNMTSQVILRGQVVGVTQAADYYRDYFERGWQAITEALADLQQRFDWIVCEGAGSPAEINLKHRDLTNMRVATYLGAPTILVADIDRGGVFAHIVGTLMLLEPAERALIQGIVINKFRGQRSLLDSGLQWLEETTGVPVLGVIPWLERHYAAEDSLDLWDPRPQRQGADLKITVIRLPRIANFTDIDPLLAEPSVAVEFLPPHRPLGQPDAVILPGTKTTIADLQVLRETGMAEQLKTYASQGGTILGICGGWQMLGTTISDPLGLEGCPGTYAGLGLMPLHTQLGATKCTQQQQTQSLHFNCPEPILGYEIHQGQSEYTGDLQGWQPLFAAPELGLVNSAGTLWGTYLHGLLENGAWRRHWLNGLRSRRQLPPLPTAVPHYAEQRTIALDELTKTIMAHLNLEGICKLC; from the coding sequence ATGATGAACTCGACCCTGAAGGCTAAATCCCTAATGGTAGTGGGAACCACGTCCCATGCGGGTAAATCCCTCCTCGCAGCCGTGATTTGTCGTTGGCTGGCTCAGCAGGGCTACCGTGTCACTCCCTTTAAGGGCCAAAATATGGCCTTGAATGCCTACGTTACCCGTAAGGGCGGCGAAATTGGCTATGCCCAAGCAATGCAGGCCTGGGCAGCAGGGATAGAACCCGAAGTGGCAATGAACCCAATTCTCCTCAAGCCCCAAGGCAACATGACCTCCCAAGTGATCCTCAGGGGGCAGGTGGTGGGTGTCACCCAAGCGGCCGACTACTATCGGGACTATTTTGAGCGGGGTTGGCAGGCAATTACAGAGGCTCTGGCGGATCTCCAGCAACGGTTTGACTGGATTGTGTGTGAGGGCGCCGGATCGCCAGCGGAAATTAATCTCAAGCACCGCGATCTCACAAATATGCGGGTGGCCACTTATCTTGGGGCACCGACTATTCTTGTGGCCGATATTGATCGCGGTGGTGTGTTTGCCCACATTGTTGGGACATTGATGCTCCTGGAGCCTGCTGAGCGGGCGTTGATTCAGGGGATCGTGATTAATAAATTTCGCGGTCAGCGATCGCTCCTTGACAGTGGCTTGCAATGGCTAGAGGAGACCACGGGGGTACCAGTTTTAGGGGTGATTCCATGGCTTGAGCGCCACTACGCTGCCGAAGATTCCCTTGATCTTTGGGATCCCCGTCCACAACGCCAAGGGGCAGACCTGAAAATTACGGTGATTCGACTACCGCGCATTGCCAACTTTACCGATATTGATCCTCTCCTGGCAGAACCCAGTGTTGCTGTTGAGTTTTTGCCCCCCCATCGTCCCCTAGGGCAACCCGATGCCGTGATCTTGCCGGGGACGAAAACGACCATTGCTGATCTGCAGGTCCTACGGGAAACGGGCATGGCAGAGCAACTCAAAACCTATGCTAGCCAAGGGGGAACAATTCTGGGCATTTGCGGTGGTTGGCAGATGTTGGGTACCACCATCAGCGATCCCCTAGGCTTAGAGGGATGTCCCGGCACCTATGCAGGATTGGGCCTCATGCCGCTGCACACCCAATTGGGGGCAACTAAATGTACCCAGCAACAACAAACCCAATCGCTGCATTTCAACTGTCCTGAGCCGATCCTGGGCTATGAAATTCACCAAGGCCAAAGTGAATACACAGGTGATCTCCAAGGTTGGCAGCCCCTTTTTGCTGCGCCAGAACTGGGGCTTGTTAACAGCGCGGGCACACTTTGGGGCACGTATCTCCATGGGCTATTGGAAAACGGTGCTTGGCGCCGCCATTGGCTCAATGGGTTGCGATCGCGCCGGCAACTGCCCCCCCTGCCCACAGCGGTTCCCCACTATGCCGAGCAACGGACTATCGCACTGGATGAATTGACAAAAACCATTATGGCTCACCTGAACCTAGAGGGCATTTGTAAATTATGTTGA